A part of Streptomyces sp. NBC_01235 genomic DNA contains:
- a CDS encoding nitrate- and nitrite sensing domain-containing protein has protein sequence MRFRGKSIRRKIVALLLVPLVSLTAIWGFATVITGREASRLFTMSSLVEKVGYPVEDTVRVVQQERRQTLVYLADPRASDALAALRRTRTATDKALTEIRGNAQDPDVRDVLDQDDGEGLTAVLDAFDGVDSLRRSVEEGTVTRAQALDLYTQLIDPCYALLAKMDVVDSVDMDKQYRALVGVARARELLSREDALLGSALVVGKLSREEIRDVSDLEAQRGVVYDISLAQLPTAERERYESFWKNATTAPLRTVEQAVVATTPGDLPRGVSARNWDTAAGSVLDELGTLDEQANDRYQDRVGPVAIEVIVKAVVAGVFGLIALLVSLVLSVRIGRGLIRDLRQLRLEAHEASGVRLPSVMRRLSAGEQVDVETEVPRLEYDRNEMGEVGQALNTLQRAAVEAAVKQAELRSGVSEVFVNLARRSQVLLHKQLTLLDTMERRTEDTEELADLFRLDHLTTRMRRHAEGLVILSGAAPSRQWRKPVQLMDIVRAAVAEVEDYERIEVRRLPRLAATGPAVADLTHLVAELLENATVFSPPHTAVQVFGDRVANGFTLEIHDRGLGMAPEALLEANLRLAETPEFELSDTDRLGLFVVSRLAQRQNVRVSLQPSPYGGTTAIVFIPDALLTDDVPDTNGIGFRLDRPRPPKEAESGETRRSALSAASVQLPGVPASMLDGPVELEAPVDLDALGGFPAALDEEDDEHGGLFRPRRSLTRTDGESAATTGDQHHRLSDGLGGPEGPLTDDPAAPVPLLPGRRTPKLVSSHGRPVTEQRPRRAETDAEPPARPGPRRMENEGPAPLPSRRRGMTAQIPHNSGATERPALPERSGRGAEEPSQPPVLPQRTRQTPALPGGPDDTVVGADTASARTVGSAQGGDRGSSARNQGTAPHDTGSGTGALPRRVRQANLAPQLRQGPDPRTENRADPADRDADEVRSRMASLQRGWQRGRVENAAGDDAHSGTAPRTTKGDGR, from the coding sequence ATGCGCTTTCGCGGGAAGTCGATCCGCCGGAAGATCGTGGCGCTGCTCCTCGTGCCGCTGGTGTCCCTGACTGCCATCTGGGGCTTCGCCACGGTGATCACGGGACGCGAGGCGAGCCGCCTGTTCACCATGTCGTCCCTCGTCGAGAAGGTCGGCTACCCCGTCGAGGACACCGTCCGCGTCGTCCAGCAGGAACGCCGTCAGACCCTCGTCTACCTCGCCGACCCCCGTGCCTCCGACGCGCTGGCCGCGTTGCGCCGCACCCGGACCGCCACGGACAAGGCACTCACCGAGATCCGCGGCAACGCCCAGGACCCCGATGTACGCGACGTCCTCGACCAGGACGACGGCGAGGGTCTGACCGCGGTGCTCGACGCCTTCGACGGCGTCGACTCCCTGCGCCGAAGCGTCGAGGAGGGCACCGTCACCCGAGCCCAGGCCCTCGACCTCTACACCCAGCTGATCGACCCCTGTTACGCCCTGCTGGCCAAGATGGACGTGGTCGACAGCGTGGACATGGACAAGCAGTACCGGGCCCTCGTCGGCGTCGCCCGCGCTCGTGAACTGCTTTCCCGGGAGGACGCGCTGCTCGGCTCCGCCCTGGTCGTGGGCAAGCTGAGCCGCGAGGAGATCCGTGACGTCTCCGACCTCGAGGCCCAGCGGGGAGTGGTCTACGACATCAGCCTCGCCCAACTGCCCACCGCGGAGCGCGAACGCTACGAGAGCTTCTGGAAGAACGCCACCACCGCCCCGCTGCGGACGGTCGAACAGGCTGTCGTCGCCACTACGCCCGGTGACCTCCCCCGGGGTGTCAGTGCCCGGAACTGGGACACCGCGGCCGGAAGCGTCCTCGATGAGCTGGGCACCCTGGACGAGCAGGCCAACGACCGCTATCAGGACCGTGTCGGTCCGGTGGCGATCGAAGTCATCGTCAAGGCGGTCGTCGCCGGTGTCTTCGGGCTGATCGCCCTGCTCGTCTCCCTTGTCCTGTCCGTGCGCATCGGCCGTGGCCTCATCCGCGACCTGCGTCAACTCCGGCTGGAGGCCCACGAGGCGTCCGGCGTGCGACTGCCCAGTGTGATGCGCCGCCTCTCCGCGGGCGAACAGGTCGACGTGGAGACCGAAGTGCCGCGGCTGGAGTACGACAGGAACGAGATGGGCGAGGTCGGCCAGGCCCTCAACACCCTCCAGCGCGCCGCCGTCGAGGCCGCCGTCAAACAGGCCGAACTGCGCTCCGGCGTTTCCGAGGTCTTCGTCAACCTCGCCCGCCGCAGCCAGGTCCTGCTGCACAAGCAGCTCACCCTGCTCGACACCATGGAGCGCCGCACCGAGGACACGGAGGAACTCGCCGACCTCTTCCGCCTCGACCACCTCACGACCCGCATGCGTCGGCACGCCGAGGGCCTCGTGATCCTCTCTGGCGCGGCCCCTTCCCGCCAGTGGCGCAAGCCCGTCCAGCTCATGGACATCGTGCGCGCCGCGGTCGCCGAGGTCGAGGACTACGAACGCATCGAGGTCCGCCGCCTGCCGCGCCTCGCCGCCACCGGCCCGGCCGTCGCCGACCTCACCCATCTGGTGGCCGAACTCCTTGAGAACGCCACCGTGTTCTCCCCGCCGCACACCGCCGTCCAGGTGTTCGGCGACCGGGTCGCCAACGGCTTCACTCTCGAGATCCACGACCGTGGCCTGGGCATGGCCCCCGAGGCACTGCTGGAGGCCAACCTCCGGCTCGCCGAGACACCGGAATTCGAACTGTCCGACACCGACCGCCTCGGGCTGTTCGTGGTCAGCCGGCTTGCCCAGCGGCAGAACGTCCGCGTCTCCCTGCAGCCCTCGCCGTACGGGGGGACGACCGCCATCGTCTTCATCCCCGACGCGCTCCTGACGGACGACGTACCCGACACCAACGGCATCGGCTTCCGGCTCGACCGCCCCCGGCCCCCGAAGGAGGCAGAGTCCGGCGAGACCCGCAGGTCCGCGCTCTCCGCGGCCTCGGTGCAGCTTCCCGGAGTACCGGCCTCGATGCTCGACGGTCCGGTCGAGCTGGAGGCCCCCGTCGACCTGGACGCCCTCGGTGGTTTCCCGGCCGCTCTCGATGAGGAGGACGACGAGCACGGCGGTCTGTTCCGCCCCCGCCGCTCCCTCACCCGTACCGACGGCGAGTCGGCCGCCACCACCGGCGACCAGCACCACAGGCTGTCCGACGGCCTCGGCGGCCCAGAGGGACCGCTCACTGACGACCCGGCCGCGCCCGTACCGCTGCTGCCCGGTCGCCGCACGCCCAAGCTGGTCAGCTCGCACGGTCGCCCGGTCACGGAACAGCGTCCCCGGCGCGCGGAGACGGACGCCGAGCCCCCGGCCAGGCCCGGCCCCCGCCGCATGGAGAACGAAGGCCCGGCGCCCCTGCCGTCCCGTCGTCGCGGTATGACGGCACAGATCCCCCACAACAGCGGCGCGACGGAGCGGCCCGCACTGCCGGAGCGTTCCGGCCGCGGTGCCGAGGAACCGTCGCAGCCCCCAGTCCTTCCGCAGCGCACCCGGCAGACTCCCGCCCTGCCCGGCGGCCCCGACGACACGGTCGTGGGCGCCGACACCGCGTCCGCCCGGACGGTCGGGAGCGCACAGGGCGGTGACAGGGGGAGCAGTGCCCGGAACCAGGGAACCGCGCCTCATGACACCGGCTCCGGCACAGGAGCGCTGCCGCGACGTGTACGGCAGGCGAACCTGGCCCCGCAACTGCGGCAAGGACCGGATCCGCGCACCGAGAACCGTGCCGACCCCGCGGACCGGGACGCCGACGAGGTACGCAGCCGCATGGCCTCGCTCCAGCGCGGCTGGCAGCGCGGTCGCGTAGAGAACGCCGCGGGCGACGACGCCCACAGCGGCACAGCACCACGAACGACAAAGGGGGACGGTCGATGA
- a CDS encoding Zn-ribbon domain-containing OB-fold protein, with protein sequence MVAGWFTGSGDDFTLLGTRCSACESVFFPREDTHCRNPGCRGGGLEEVPLSRRGRVWSYTDSRYRPPSPYVTDPELPWEPYALIAVELESERIVVLGQAVPGVTVADLTVGMEVEVVPGVLDEDAETTWTTWRWRPTGVAG encoded by the coding sequence GTGGTCGCCGGGTGGTTCACCGGGAGCGGAGACGACTTCACACTGCTGGGTACGCGCTGCTCGGCATGTGAGTCGGTGTTCTTCCCGCGCGAGGACACACACTGTCGCAATCCGGGTTGCCGAGGCGGCGGCCTGGAGGAGGTCCCGCTCTCGCGACGTGGGCGCGTCTGGTCCTACACGGACAGCCGGTACCGCCCTCCGTCACCCTATGTGACCGACCCGGAACTTCCGTGGGAGCCGTACGCGTTGATCGCTGTGGAGCTGGAGTCCGAGCGGATCGTGGTGCTGGGACAGGCGGTTCCCGGGGTCACCGTCGCCGATCTGACGGTGGGCATGGAGGTGGAGGTCGTCCCGGGCGTGCTCGACGAGGACGCGGAGACGACCTGGACGACCTGGCGATGGCGGCCGACGGGGGTGGCGGGATGA
- the glpK gene encoding glycerol kinase GlpK, translating into MTDNAEKYVAAIDQGTTSSRCIIFDRDGAIVAVDQREHRQIFPKPGWVEHDATEIWSKVQAVVAGAMAKAGLRADQISALGITNQRETTVLWDRATGKPVHNAIVWQDTRTAALCSQLGGSDGQDRFREQTGLPLASYFSGPKAAWLLDNVPGLRARAERGEIAFGTIDSWLIWNLTGGADGGRHVTDVTNAGRTMLMNLETLQWDASILAAMDVPEAVLPEIRSSAEVYGTAVGQLDGVPVASALGDQQAAVFGQACYEVGTAKNTYGTGSFLLLNTGNRPVPSKSGLLTTMGYKIGGEAPVYCLEGSIAITGALVQWFRDQLGIIRTADEIESLAASVDDNGGSYIVPAFSGLFAPYWRSDARGVVTGLTRYVTKAHLARAVLEATSWQTREVVDAMFQDSGVQITTLKVDGGMTKNNLLMQHQADVLGVPVIRPRVSETTCLGAAYAAGLATGVWNDLDELKAHWQKDAEWTPAMEAAVRDREYHNWRKAVEKSLGWLEDGEG; encoded by the coding sequence ATGACGGACAACGCAGAGAAGTACGTCGCCGCAATCGACCAGGGCACCACCTCCAGCCGCTGCATCATCTTCGACCGTGACGGCGCGATCGTCGCCGTCGACCAGCGTGAACACCGCCAGATCTTCCCCAAACCCGGCTGGGTGGAGCACGACGCCACCGAGATCTGGTCCAAGGTGCAGGCGGTGGTCGCCGGGGCGATGGCCAAGGCCGGGCTGCGCGCCGACCAGATCAGCGCCCTGGGCATCACCAACCAGCGCGAGACGACCGTGCTGTGGGACCGGGCCACGGGCAAGCCGGTGCACAACGCGATCGTGTGGCAGGACACACGCACAGCGGCGCTCTGCAGCCAACTGGGCGGATCCGACGGGCAGGACCGTTTCCGCGAGCAGACCGGGCTGCCGTTGGCCAGCTACTTCTCGGGGCCCAAAGCGGCCTGGCTGCTGGACAACGTGCCGGGTCTGCGGGCGCGCGCCGAGCGCGGCGAGATCGCCTTCGGCACCATCGATTCCTGGCTCATCTGGAACCTCACCGGCGGCGCCGACGGCGGCCGGCACGTCACCGACGTCACCAACGCCGGGCGCACCATGCTGATGAACCTGGAGACCCTCCAGTGGGACGCCTCCATCCTCGCCGCGATGGACGTGCCCGAAGCCGTCCTGCCGGAGATCAGGTCCTCCGCCGAGGTGTACGGCACGGCAGTCGGCCAACTCGACGGCGTGCCGGTCGCTTCGGCGCTGGGCGACCAGCAGGCGGCGGTGTTCGGCCAGGCCTGCTACGAGGTGGGCACGGCGAAGAACACGTACGGGACGGGGAGTTTCCTGCTGCTCAACACCGGCAACCGGCCGGTGCCGTCGAAGAGCGGGCTGTTGACGACGATGGGCTACAAGATCGGCGGCGAGGCGCCTGTCTACTGCCTGGAGGGTTCGATCGCCATAACGGGTGCGCTCGTGCAGTGGTTCCGGGACCAGCTCGGCATCATCCGTACGGCTGACGAGATCGAGAGCCTGGCAGCGAGCGTCGACGACAACGGCGGCTCGTACATCGTGCCCGCGTTCTCGGGGCTGTTCGCGCCTTACTGGCGCTCCGACGCACGAGGTGTCGTCACCGGACTCACCCGCTACGTCACGAAGGCCCACCTCGCGCGGGCGGTGCTCGAGGCTACGAGCTGGCAGACGCGCGAGGTCGTGGACGCCATGTTCCAGGACTCCGGGGTGCAGATCACGACCCTGAAGGTGGACGGGGGAATGACCAAGAACAACCTGCTGATGCAGCATCAGGCGGACGTGCTCGGCGTGCCCGTGATCAGGCCGCGGGTCTCCGAGACGACCTGCCTGGGCGCGGCGTACGCGGCGGGGCTGGCCACGGGCGTGTGGAACGACCTCGACGAGCTCAAGGCGCACTGGCAGAAGGACGCCGAGTGGACCCCGGCGATGGAGGCGGCGGTGCGTGACCGCGAGTACCACAACTGGCGCAAGGCCGTGGAGAAGAGCCTCGGCTGGCTGGAGGACGGCGAAGGCTAG
- a CDS encoding roadblock/LC7 domain-containing protein, which yields MTAPKATGHSTTNGELNWLLDELVDRVASIRKAVVLSGDGLPTGVSKDLSREDGEHLAAVASGFHSLAKGVGRHFEAGSVRQTVVELDDAFLFVTAAGDGSCLAVLSDADSDVGQVAYEMTLLVKRVGVHLGTTPRTDLPAGG from the coding sequence ATGACCGCACCGAAGGCGACCGGCCACAGCACCACCAACGGCGAGCTGAACTGGCTCCTCGACGAACTCGTCGACCGTGTCGCCAGCATCCGCAAGGCCGTCGTCCTCTCCGGCGACGGCCTGCCGACGGGGGTGTCCAAGGACCTGTCCCGGGAGGACGGCGAGCACCTGGCCGCCGTCGCCTCCGGATTCCACAGCCTCGCCAAGGGCGTCGGCCGGCACTTCGAGGCCGGCAGCGTCCGCCAGACCGTCGTCGAACTCGACGACGCCTTTCTGTTCGTCACGGCCGCCGGTGACGGCAGCTGCCTCGCCGTCCTCTCGGACGCAGACTCGGACGTAGGGCAGGTGGCGTACGAGATGACGCTGCTGGTCAAGCGGGTCGGCGTACATCTGGGCACCACCCCGCGCACCGATCTGCCCGCGGGCGGGTAG
- a CDS encoding MIP/aquaporin family protein: MSNGNIFVGEVIGTAILILFGAGVCAAVTLRYSKARASGWVVIAFGWGFGVLAGAYTAAPLSGGHLNPAVTLGIAVDTGEWGKVWVYLLGQLVGAILGAVLAYLVYLAQFQANVQQKGTTEGVAEEPTPTLGIFSTIPEIRNPVANLITEIIATIALVLPILAFGLTKGLGESGTTVLIVSLLVVGIGLSLGGPTGYAINPARDLGPRIVHTFLPIPNKGTSDWGYAWIPVVGPLVGGALAGLLYNAAF; the protein is encoded by the coding sequence ATGAGCAACGGAAACATATTCGTCGGCGAGGTCATCGGTACCGCGATCCTCATCCTGTTCGGCGCGGGCGTCTGCGCCGCCGTCACCCTCAGATACTCCAAGGCTCGAGCCTCAGGTTGGGTCGTGATCGCCTTCGGCTGGGGGTTCGGCGTGTTGGCGGGGGCCTACACCGCCGCGCCGCTGTCGGGCGGGCACCTCAATCCGGCCGTCACCCTGGGCATCGCCGTCGACACGGGCGAGTGGGGCAAGGTGTGGGTGTATCTGCTGGGCCAGTTGGTCGGCGCGATACTCGGGGCCGTCCTCGCGTACCTGGTGTACCTCGCTCAGTTCCAGGCGAACGTCCAGCAGAAGGGCACCACCGAGGGCGTGGCCGAGGAGCCCACTCCCACGCTGGGCATCTTCTCCACCATTCCCGAGATCCGGAACCCGGTCGCCAACCTGATCACGGAGATCATCGCGACGATCGCCCTGGTCCTGCCGATCCTTGCCTTCGGGCTGACCAAGGGGCTCGGGGAATCCGGGACAACGGTGCTGATCGTCTCCCTGCTCGTCGTCGGTATCGGTCTCTCCCTCGGCGGGCCCACCGGCTACGCCATCAACCCGGCGCGCGACCTCGGCCCGCGCATCGTGCACACCTTCCTGCCCATCCCGAACAAGGGCACCTCGGACTGGGGTTACGCCTGGATCCCGGTCGTCGGCCCGCTGGTCGGCGGAGCGCTCGCGGGTCTCCTCTACAACGCGGCCTTCTGA
- a CDS encoding GGDEF domain-containing protein → MHSWTDTLRFAFQPVVNLTTGGVAGLEILARPEVGDILARARREPELDGRLAVLAVRAAARKETLLPLHVNVFAGTLADLGGLTTLHDAVREAGRLPWEVTLDVVPPYTHVPQPALLEALAALRGQGFRISADGVGDGDAPLRLLVDIAPDLVKLDASLLARPAAVRAMRTLCDELGALLVVEGVETELQCAAALSAGAQLAQGALFAPPSRLPAADVYVPPLGPGLEPAPRSGPSVRDFVRPAAQLPATASAGQVRALLTGSPEVSGVLLVDRAGVPVRSVHRSRFLLSMSGRYGHALYADRPAARLGDPPRTVGVDATAWEVLDVVAVGGRDRTSDDVAVVDRNGRCVGVVRLADLVRALAENRVEEAAGLNPLTRLPGSDAITGEVVRRIAEGRTFALSWLDIDHFKQVNDGAGFAAGDELIRSVGAALQIAATGHARVGHIGGDDFLVLADPEGLDPLAASVLDAPWSAGGHPVTLSLATVLCRPGSVTDHRQAAACLAPLKKAAKSLRGASWVVGHAGLAGYEIRRGAPPMASAGTGAVGAEPGMN, encoded by the coding sequence GTGCACTCCTGGACGGACACTCTCCGCTTCGCCTTCCAGCCAGTGGTCAACCTCACCACCGGAGGAGTCGCGGGGCTGGAGATACTCGCCCGCCCCGAGGTCGGCGACATCCTGGCGCGGGCCCGCCGGGAACCCGAACTCGACGGCCGGCTGGCCGTGTTGGCGGTTCGCGCGGCGGCGCGCAAGGAAACCCTGTTGCCCCTGCACGTGAACGTGTTCGCCGGCACTCTGGCCGACCTCGGCGGTCTCACCACCCTGCACGACGCCGTGCGCGAGGCAGGGCGACTGCCATGGGAGGTGACGCTGGACGTCGTTCCGCCCTACACGCACGTGCCGCAGCCCGCGCTCCTGGAGGCTCTGGCCGCGCTCCGGGGCCAGGGCTTCCGGATCAGCGCGGACGGGGTCGGGGACGGGGACGCGCCCCTGCGGCTGCTCGTCGACATCGCGCCGGATTTGGTGAAGCTCGACGCCTCACTCCTGGCACGACCCGCGGCGGTACGGGCGATGCGAACCCTGTGCGACGAGCTGGGGGCGCTCCTGGTCGTCGAGGGCGTGGAGACCGAACTGCAGTGTGCGGCCGCGCTGTCGGCCGGGGCGCAGCTGGCGCAGGGCGCGCTGTTCGCGCCGCCGAGCCGGCTGCCGGCCGCCGACGTGTACGTTCCACCCCTCGGCCCCGGCCTTGAGCCGGCGCCACGGTCGGGGCCGTCGGTGCGGGACTTCGTGCGGCCTGCCGCACAACTGCCCGCGACCGCCTCCGCCGGTCAGGTGCGGGCGCTGCTGACCGGGTCCCCGGAGGTGTCCGGGGTGCTGCTCGTGGACCGCGCGGGGGTTCCGGTCCGCTCGGTGCACCGGTCACGCTTCCTGCTGTCGATGTCGGGCCGCTACGGCCACGCCCTGTACGCGGACCGTCCCGCGGCCAGGCTCGGCGATCCGCCGCGGACGGTGGGCGTCGACGCGACGGCGTGGGAGGTACTGGACGTCGTCGCCGTCGGCGGCCGGGACCGCACCTCCGACGACGTGGCCGTCGTCGACCGCAACGGGCGATGCGTGGGCGTGGTCCGGCTCGCGGACCTCGTTCGGGCGCTGGCCGAGAACAGGGTCGAGGAGGCGGCCGGGCTGAATCCGCTGACCCGGCTGCCCGGTTCGGACGCGATCACCGGGGAGGTGGTCCGGCGGATCGCGGAGGGGCGGACATTCGCGCTGAGCTGGCTGGACATCGACCACTTCAAGCAGGTCAACGACGGGGCCGGGTTCGCGGCGGGTGACGAGCTGATCCGATCGGTCGGAGCGGCCCTGCAGATCGCGGCGACAGGGCACGCGCGCGTGGGGCACATCGGAGGGGACGACTTCCTGGTGCTGGCCGATCCGGAAGGCCTGGATCCGCTGGCCGCCTCCGTACTGGACGCCCCCTGGTCGGCAGGCGGGCACCCGGTCACGCTGTCGCTGGCCACGGTCCTGTGCCGGCCGGGCAGTGTGACCGATCACCGGCAGGCGGCGGCGTGTCTCGCGCCGTTGAAGAAGGCTGCGAAGTCATTGAGAGGGGCGAGTTGGGTGGTGGGGCACGCCGGGCTGGCCGGATACGAGATCCGGCGTGGGGCGCCGCCGATGGCTTCTGCGGGAACGGGGGCGGTCGGGGCGGAGCCGGGGATGAACTGA
- a CDS encoding lipid-transfer protein: protein MTAEVAVLGAGMHPWGKWGRGFVEYGSKAARAALADAGVDWREVGSIVGADTVRGGYPGYVAGATFAKALGWQGARVASVYAACASGAQAINTARAQILAGLADVVLVVGADAAPKGFFRPAGGDRPDDPDWLRFRVLGATNPTYFGLYARRRMAVHGDTPEDFAQVKVKNAAMGALNPNARYRKRVTAEEVAASAVVADPLRLLDICATSDGGAALVLSSMEFARRHGAAEPVRIRAVSTVTPRYPNTVLDLPDIATDSAVAVEPAGAPFRASIARAAYEEAGIGPEDLSLAEVYDLSTALELQWYEDLGLCGDGEAAKLLREGATAPGGRIPVNTSGGLASFGEAVPAQAIAQVCEVTWQLRGQAGDRQIADARVAVTANQGLFGHGSAVIALR from the coding sequence ATGACAGCAGAGGTGGCGGTGCTCGGCGCGGGGATGCATCCCTGGGGCAAGTGGGGGCGCGGCTTCGTCGAGTACGGCTCGAAGGCGGCACGCGCGGCCCTCGCGGACGCGGGCGTGGACTGGCGGGAGGTCGGTTCGATCGTCGGCGCCGACACGGTGCGTGGCGGCTATCCGGGGTATGTGGCCGGGGCGACGTTCGCGAAGGCCCTGGGGTGGCAGGGAGCCCGGGTCGCGAGTGTGTACGCGGCGTGCGCGTCGGGGGCCCAGGCGATCAACACGGCTCGGGCCCAGATCCTCGCGGGTCTCGCGGACGTGGTCCTCGTGGTGGGGGCCGACGCCGCCCCCAAGGGCTTCTTCCGCCCGGCGGGCGGTGACCGGCCGGACGACCCGGACTGGCTGCGGTTCCGGGTGCTCGGCGCGACGAATCCGACGTACTTCGGGCTGTACGCGCGCAGACGCATGGCGGTGCACGGGGACACGCCGGAGGACTTCGCCCAGGTCAAAGTGAAGAACGCCGCCATGGGAGCACTGAATCCGAACGCGCGCTACCGGAAGCGGGTCACCGCGGAGGAGGTGGCCGCGTCGGCAGTGGTCGCCGATCCGCTGCGACTGCTGGACATCTGCGCGACCTCGGACGGCGGGGCGGCCCTGGTGCTGTCCAGCATGGAGTTCGCCCGTCGGCACGGTGCTGCGGAACCGGTGCGGATCAGAGCCGTCTCCACCGTGACGCCCCGCTACCCCAACACGGTGCTGGATCTCCCGGACATCGCGACCGATTCCGCGGTGGCGGTGGAGCCTGCCGGTGCACCCTTCCGGGCCTCGATCGCCCGAGCCGCATACGAAGAGGCGGGCATCGGTCCCGAGGACCTGTCCCTGGCCGAGGTCTACGACCTGTCCACGGCCCTGGAGTTGCAGTGGTACGAGGATCTGGGGCTGTGCGGCGACGGTGAGGCCGCCAAGTTGCTGCGGGAGGGCGCGACGGCGCCGGGCGGCCGTATACCGGTGAACACGAGCGGAGGACTGGCCTCCTTCGGGGAGGCGGTGCCGGCTCAGGCGATCGCCCAGGTCTGCGAGGTCACCTGGCAGTTGCGGGGACAGGCGGGCGATCGTCAGATCGCGGACGCGCGCGTGGCCGTCACGGCGAACCAGGGGCTGTTCGGGCATGGTTCGGCGGTGATCGCCCTACGGTGA
- a CDS encoding M15 family metallopeptidase has protein sequence MTRLSSAVRAVVAVLAALLAVPTASATARAHTDPGAPTDFVALRTVDPTILQEMRYFTPHNFVGEPIDGYRQPICILTRPAAEALHQAQTKLLRQGYTLKVYDCYRPQRAVNHFVRWAEDLNDQALKEEFYPNVDKTRLFEDGYIAEKSGHSRGSTMDLTIVRLPAAPTRPYVPGEPLVPCYAPQRQRFPDNSVDMGTGFDCFDTLAHTLDPRVQGEQRANRLLLKSTLEDLGFVNLAEEWWHYTFKPEPYPDTYFDFQVSADSLARGY, from the coding sequence ATGACACGACTCTCCAGCGCAGTGCGCGCTGTCGTCGCGGTACTCGCCGCCCTGCTGGCTGTGCCCACAGCCTCCGCCACCGCGCGGGCGCACACCGACCCCGGGGCCCCCACGGACTTCGTGGCCCTGAGAACCGTGGATCCGACGATCCTTCAGGAGATGCGCTACTTCACCCCGCACAACTTCGTCGGCGAGCCCATCGACGGCTACCGGCAGCCGATCTGCATCCTCACCCGGCCGGCCGCCGAAGCCCTCCACCAGGCCCAGACGAAGCTGCTGCGCCAGGGATACACACTCAAGGTGTACGACTGCTACCGGCCCCAGCGCGCCGTGAACCACTTCGTCCGCTGGGCCGAGGACCTGAACGACCAGGCGTTGAAGGAGGAGTTCTACCCGAACGTCGACAAGACCCGTCTGTTCGAGGACGGTTACATCGCCGAGAAGTCCGGTCACAGCCGCGGCTCGACCATGGACCTCACCATCGTGCGGCTCCCGGCCGCGCCGACCAGGCCCTACGTCCCCGGCGAACCCCTTGTTCCCTGCTACGCGCCACAACGGCAGCGCTTCCCCGACAACTCGGTCGACATGGGAACGGGGTTCGACTGTTTCGACACCCTCGCGCACACCCTCGACCCGCGCGTCCAGGGCGAGCAGCGCGCCAACAGGCTGCTCCTCAAGAGCACCCTGGAAGACCTCGGTTTCGTGAACCTCGCCGAGGAGTGGTGGCACTACACCTTCAAGCCCGAGCCCTACCCGGACACCTACTTCGACTTCCAGGTGTCCGCCGACTCCCTCGCCAGGGGCTACTGA
- a CDS encoding GTP-binding protein, with the protein MIFGRSERGKSPVEPVTLKILVAGGFGVGKTTLVGAVSEIKPLRTEEYLTEAGRPVDDTTGVEGKHTTTVAMDFGRITLREDLVLYLFGTPGQERFWFMWDELSEGALGAVVLADTRRLEDCFAAVDYFERRSIPFLIAVNCFEDAARYPEEDVRRALDLDDGVPVVLCDARDRRSVRDVLVGVVQHAMDYGAERRQAVTT; encoded by the coding sequence ATGATCTTCGGGCGTTCTGAGCGCGGCAAGTCCCCGGTCGAGCCCGTCACGCTCAAGATCCTGGTGGCCGGCGGCTTCGGCGTGGGCAAGACCACTCTGGTCGGCGCCGTCAGCGAGATCAAGCCGTTGCGCACCGAGGAGTACCTCACCGAGGCCGGCCGTCCGGTCGACGACACCACCGGCGTCGAGGGCAAGCACACCACCACCGTCGCCATGGACTTCGGGCGCATCACCCTGCGCGAGGACCTCGTGCTGTACCTGTTCGGGACGCCGGGCCAGGAGCGCTTCTGGTTCATGTGGGACGAGCTCTCCGAGGGCGCGCTCGGCGCGGTCGTGCTCGCCGACACACGCCGCCTGGAGGACTGCTTCGCCGCCGTCGACTACTTCGAACGGCGCTCCATACCCTTCCTCATCGCCGTCAACTGTTTCGAGGATGCCGCCCGTTACCCGGAGGAGGACGTGCGCCGGGCCCTCGACCTCGATGACGGCGTACCGGTGGTGCTGTGCGACGCCCGCGACCGCAGGTCGGTCCGGGACGTTCTGGTCGGCGTGGTCCAGCACGCGATGGACTACGGGGCCGAACGCCGCCAGGCCGTCACCACCTGA
- a CDS encoding DUF742 domain-containing protein — translation MSTDGQGRSHWFDDEAGPVVRPYAMTRGRTTSAVQHRLDLIAVVVAEPHADEAEEDPALSPEHVGIVELCQDAPQSVAELAAGLNLPIGVVRVLVGDLVDAAFVHVNRPVPPAELPDESILRDVINGLRAL, via the coding sequence ATGAGCACAGACGGTCAGGGAAGAAGTCACTGGTTCGACGACGAGGCCGGACCGGTCGTCCGTCCGTACGCCATGACGCGCGGCCGTACCACCAGTGCGGTCCAGCACCGCCTCGATCTGATCGCGGTGGTCGTCGCCGAACCCCACGCCGACGAGGCGGAAGAGGACCCCGCGCTGTCCCCGGAGCATGTGGGCATCGTGGAGCTGTGCCAGGACGCGCCGCAGTCGGTCGCCGAACTCGCGGCCGGACTCAACCTGCCCATCGGAGTGGTACGCGTCCTCGTCGGAGACCTCGTGGACGCGGCATTCGTCCATGTGAACCGGCCAGTACCCCCTGCCGAACTGCCGGACGAGAGTATTCTGCGCGACGTGATCAACGGCCTCCGAGCGCTGTGA